A window of the Campylobacteraceae bacterium genome harbors these coding sequences:
- a CDS encoding YccF domain-containing protein, translating into MRFILNFLWFIFGGFFMGLTWWFFSLLAFVSIIGIPWGRACFVIGKFTFFPFGYEAINRDVLEKNDIGTSSFGLVGNVIWFVFAGFFLSLGHVICMIVSAVSIIGIPFAFAHYKLAVISIAPIGKMIVEKEVAKALKFKTIMSNLKKEKPFL; encoded by the coding sequence ATGCGCTTTATTTTAAACTTTTTGTGGTTTATATTTGGAGGCTTTTTTATGGGACTTACCTGGTGGTTTTTTTCACTGCTTGCATTTGTAAGTATTATAGGAATCCCTTGGGGTAGAGCATGTTTTGTAATAGGAAAGTTTACATTTTTTCCTTTTGGTTATGAAGCTATTAACAGAGATGTGTTAGAGAAAAATGATATAGGCACTTCGTCTTTTGGTTTAGTAGGAAATGTAATTTGGTTTGTTTTTGCTGGATTTTTTCTATCCCTTGGACATGTGATTTGTATGATAGTTTCTGCTGTTAGTATTATTGGTATTCCTTTTGCTTTTGCACATTATAAATTGGCTGTGATTTCTATCGCACCCATTGGAAAAATGATTGTTGAAAAAGAAGTGGCAAAAGCGTTAAAGTTTAAAACTATAATGTCTAATTTAAAAAAAGAAAAGCCTTTTTTATAA
- a CDS encoding arginine kinase: MNYPIFTKEHQSLMAKYLNIGIFNHLKNLKSKNDFTLEKAINSGLKNPDSGIGIYAGDEESYTLFAALFDKIIEDYHGFKKEDKHISNLNASYLKAPLLKEHNKYILSTRIRVGRNLKNFPLGPAISDIQRKEVEKIVSNALEHLECDLKGKYYALNALNKKEQESLIKDHFLFKEGDRFLQAASLNNDWPNSRGIFHNIEKTFLVWINEEDQLRIISMQEGGDINTVFSRLLKAIHLLEEHMQFSYNEHLGYITSCPTNLGTAMRASVHIKLPKLSMDMKEYKKITDKYFLQIRGIHGEHSKSEGGIYDISNKRRLGVSEVQCVQDMYDGVSALIKKEESL; the protein is encoded by the coding sequence ATGAACTATCCTATTTTTACAAAAGAACATCAATCTTTAATGGCAAAGTACTTAAATATTGGTATTTTTAATCATCTAAAAAACTTAAAAAGTAAGAATGATTTTACCCTTGAAAAAGCCATTAATTCAGGCCTTAAAAACCCAGACAGTGGTATTGGTATATATGCAGGAGATGAAGAATCTTATACATTATTTGCTGCTTTGTTTGATAAAATCATAGAAGATTATCATGGTTTTAAAAAAGAGGATAAACATATATCCAACCTAAATGCATCGTATTTAAAAGCACCCTTATTAAAAGAGCATAATAAATACATTCTCTCAACACGAATACGTGTAGGAAGAAACTTAAAAAACTTTCCTTTAGGACCAGCTATTAGTGATATTCAAAGAAAAGAAGTAGAGAAAATAGTTTCAAATGCATTAGAACATTTAGAGTGTGATTTAAAAGGAAAGTATTATGCTTTAAATGCTTTAAATAAAAAAGAGCAAGAGAGTCTAATAAAAGATCATTTTTTATTTAAAGAAGGGGATCGATTTTTACAAGCTGCTTCTTTGAATAATGACTGGCCAAATAGCAGAGGTATTTTTCACAATATTGAAAAAACATTTTTGGTTTGGATTAATGAAGAAGATCAATTAAGAATTATTTCTATGCAAGAAGGTGGAGATATTAACACTGTATTTTCAAGACTTCTAAAAGCCATACACTTATTAGAAGAGCATATGCAATTCTCATACAATGAACACTTGGGATATATCACATCTTGCCCTACTAATTTAGGAACAGCAATGAGAGCTTCTGTTCATATTAAACTTCCAAAATTAAGCATGGATATGAAAGAATATAAAAAAATTACGGATAAGTATTTTTTACAAATAAGAGGAATTCACGGGGAACACTCAAAAAGCGAAGGGGGTATTTATGATATTTCTAATAAAAGAAGACTGGGAGTTAGTGAAGTACAATGTGTGCAAGATATGTACGATGGAGTAAGTGCTTTAATTAAAAAAGAAGAGTCTTTATAA
- a CDS encoding SDR family NAD(P)-dependent oxidoreductase, translating into MQKNIFITGCSSGLGLALTQLYLKKSYKVYGTARRMPKITDKNFIFERCDLKDTKSISQTLSSFIQKENKWECVYLNAGILGKVDFLDKLSLNDFEEVMNVNVYSNKVLLDIFSNLEVKTIIATSSGASINALLGWSSYCMSKTSLNMLMALYALENKESKVLALAPGIVDTDIRASILKLDDEKFPSVKIIKNSLAFSKEEAAFKFDQVLQNANKYESGSFLDVREI; encoded by the coding sequence ATGCAAAAAAATATCTTTATTACGGGCTGTAGCTCTGGTTTAGGTTTAGCACTTACACAGCTGTATTTAAAAAAATCATATAAAGTTTATGGAACCGCAAGAAGAATGCCAAAAATTACTGATAAAAACTTTATTTTCGAGCGTTGTGATTTAAAAGATACAAAATCCATTAGTCAAACACTTTCTTCTTTTATACAAAAAGAAAATAAGTGGGAGTGTGTTTATCTAAATGCTGGAATATTAGGGAAAGTAGACTTCTTAGATAAACTTAGTTTGAATGATTTTGAAGAAGTCATGAATGTAAATGTTTATTCAAATAAAGTTTTATTGGATATCTTTTCCAACTTAGAAGTTAAAACTATTATTGCTACATCTTCAGGTGCTTCTATTAATGCTCTTTTGGGTTGGAGTAGTTATTGTATGTCAAAAACATCTTTAAATATGTTAATGGCTTTGTATGCACTTGAAAATAAAGAGAGTAAAGTATTAGCTCTTGCTCCTGGTATTGTGGATACAGATATAAGAGCGAGTATTTTAAAACTAGACGATGAAAAATTTCCATCCGTAAAAATAATTAAAAACAGTCTTGCTTTTTCTAAAGAAGAGGCTGCTTTCAAATTTGATCAGGTTTTACAAAATGCAAATAAATATGAGAGTGGAAGTTTTTTAGATGTTAGAGAAATATAA